In the Thunnus thynnus chromosome 24, fThuThy2.1, whole genome shotgun sequence genome, GGACATATCAATTCCATTCCAGTCTGTAGATTTCTTATTCTTAAGTGTTTTAATAATGtcaataatttgtttttcatctgtttccttTACAAACATGgatttatttacataaataatTTTACGTTTCATCTCTACTACTAGTCTTTACAATTTCCTTAGCCAAAGCAGGGCCAacactgacaaaataatcattaatcattaaattCATCTGCAAGTAATTCCATATCATTAATACTTGTCTTATTCTTTGTCAGGAAATAGGTTGGGTATCCTGTTTTTCCAGTTCAGTTTTTAATAATGTCAttgcttcttttctttaaaaagtcttgtatgtattttgtattcCCATAGTTAGCCACAGCTTCTCAGCAAATTTCTGTTTTACTACTTTCTTTACTAgaggacagttttttttgtagAGAACAGTTGTTATGGATGAAAATGTCTCATAGGTGATGGGAAGGTGTGCCTAAacacttttgactggtactgtatgttataaCTGTATCAgaatatgtctttatttttggcttttgttttGGGAGGAGCAACATGTTATGTTCAAATGTAGgtagtaaaaataataaacctGATTAACTGGCAACTTATATTATACAGTAACATTAAGCACTATAATACTACGGAGAAGTTTTTAGTTTagacatttattaaaaatgacacttattaaaaacttttttcccCAGATGAATTTCATTGGGAAAGACGTAAATTGTACTTGAACATTTTCCATTTCCCATGTTTGACATATCGGTACTGGGTACAGAAAGTTCTGCAATATGGGTCTTTTCCCACAGCTGTTACCTTTATCAGTGATGTGCCAGGCAGATCAAATGGTATAAAAGCAGTGAGGAGGCAAAGGAGAAGTACACAGCAACCTGCTCaggtttagttggtaagtggCTTTCACACTGTTGACtatgaatatatacataaaataaataaaatactacTGATGGACTTTGGATGGTTAGTCTCAAGATGtgacttcattcattcattctatttatttctcctgcagactgaagaggaaaaagagaaaatgaaggtcTTTGCTTTTGCTCTCCTGCTCCTGGTGGCCGTCACCTACGGTAAATACTGTCCTTACAAATCAAGTGTGCGCTCGAGCATCTGATTTTAATCTTAATGTATTTGAACTTGAATATTCAAATTTGAATTGATTCCACATCATTGGATTTTATGAAAGCAATATGATCCAAGTCCTGTTTGTCTCCATGTATGCTAGGTGAGGCCCTGCTGTGTCAGAACTGTGTCCATGAGACTCCTGACAGTACAACCTGTGTGGAGACAACCGTGACCTGTCCTCCGGAGATGGACGCCTGTGCCAAAATCACCTACCCAGCCCCTGCTGGTGAGTACTGTGGTCCTACTATCATCCTCACCTAGGTTAGGACCAGCCCCTTTACAATCATAACCAGTCAAGTAAAAAGGCAAAACAACTAGCATTACaatctcatttcatttcacagttttcacaTATCACTTGTGGGTTTGTCCTCCTTAAAAGCTGATACATGATATgagcctctcagttcagcctctaactgaaacaggcagttttagctcatGTCTCTTTAACACCCTCCTTCatatgagcccactctgttctgattggccagcttttgGTGGCTTGGGAAgttacatcaacaaaccatgaaacaaactatgtgggatttcactactttttcttgttctttactcaaaatgtcaactccTCAAATtcatccgtacatgttcgagctaAAATCTGAcccaaaatatgagagtggacaacacaaacaacacatggaaaaaccttagcaacaaccttagtaACTGAGACTACGCAATGGACGAACCGACGTCAGCTTGTCAACAAGGTagaaaaaatgaacaaagcattcagagcaggttgaagccctggcttttgacttgcaatgggcatttctacatacattaacctaaggttttggaactttgaccatgtttaacatagatatccaacatcataacaggatataaataacagaaaataacaaaaagcccCCTTGTGTCTCCATTTCAAACTAATGAACAGAAAATCCCAATTAAAGCTCATGTTTCAAACTCAGTATGCTGTGACCTCCTCTAGGAGATGTTTTATGCATTCCACCTTTTGGGCCAAAGAAACAACCTAACAAGcatatacatacaaaaaaatcattaattgtCCTAATCTCTTTCTGCAGTGAACACCTTCCACAAGTCCTGCTTCAAGATGATTGAGTGCCTGAAGCTGGGAATCACTCAGGGTCTGCAGGTCAACTGCTGCACCTGGGACAGCTGCAACAAATAAGAGTCCACCTGGACTAAAGATGCTGCATGTTACAGGCACAATAAAAACTTGAAGCATGGATCTTTGTTCAGCTGTATTTTTTCCAAGCATAATAAACTAGTCTATCACATTATGTTTCTATTAAAGCAAGCACACTTTTACAGAACGCTTTGTACAGCAACAAGAACAGTGGAAACTCAACAAGAATCACGTTATCAACATAATGCAGGAAGAGCTGAACCTTCCTGTGCTGTAAATTAAGGAGGAAAGATACATGATTATCTAGACATGCATCAGTTGGTTTTGATACAATTCAATGCTTCAGTTTCAAAGACATTGTTTGCCTTTGTACAGTCTCCTGGGCAGCCATTACTAGCAGATAAACAAAGATGATAGAACCTTGCTGGCTGTAAATTTCTATTGTTTACTACTCAAAACTCAAACATACAGTTATTGTAACCAGGCTATGACATATTCTGCCTGATTGTCTAGGCCTGCACCAGGATAGAATGTTTGAATGCAAATCTCAGTTTCAAATTCATGGTAGCACTTACACATGGAAGTTGCAACCTAATTGGCTCTGTTAACATTGGATTTCAGTTGTTTGCTACTCAGCAATCAGATTGAgatacagttacagttacatgGCTATGTTCTGCAAGAACACTTTCTGCCAGTGGAGCTTTATTTAGCCTAAAGGAAACACAAGCAGGTAAGTATTACTGCTATCATATACtttatgactttatgagctCAGAGTTTGAACCCAACTGCAGACATGAGGGCAAAGGTAGATCAGTAAAAACATTGTCAAATTGCAGGTAACAGGAAATCAGCTGAAAGGCACAGTACCAAAAGGGCTCAGGAAGACAGGAGTGTAAAGAGGCAGGAAGTCAAGCAGTTGGAATGTTACAAAAATGAACTGGCAAAGCAAGAGTACTGGCTGAGGGAAATATGGGAGACTAATGGGAAAATGGTTGATCGCTGAGGCCATAAAACTGTCTGGTGAGGGCTGCTGGTGAGAGGATAGAATAGATAGAATGCATGGAAAGGATATTAACTGCTGGAGCTAGAGGAAGAAGGGGAAAAGGAGGATCAGCAGTTATGGCAATATATATTCTTAAATAAATTCTCTTTCTGGAGAAAATTCATGTATTTGCTGAGAACAGAAAGTTACGGCTTGCCAAGTTGTAAAAGAAGGAGCAGTAGGAGGAGTGTAAAGTGTAGGAAGAAACCTGTCCTCACGAGAAAAATTATAGCATAAGTCATTTATTCAGATGCTCAAAACAACCTATGATTACATTTACCTGACAAGCGACCCCTTGTGGTCATGTGAAGAATGAATTTCCTCTCTAAGAGGAAAAGGAGCAAGTTGCATGATGTTGTAACAGTGCCACAAAACCTCTTTCAACGTTTGGATTGATACTTGAGTCAGCAAAGCATGGGACGCCACTGTTTATTTTCCATCTCCTACCATCAGTCAGCATCGGTTTCTTTTAACATGATTGccatctttctctaaccttaaccaagtaggTTCTGTTGCCTAAACTTCACCAAACAATCAGAGGTGGCAGGTCAGAAAACACTACTATCAGTCATTTTTGTAATGGTAATGTGGGTTGTTTAATAAGGCCGTAGATAGACAAgctattttgttgtttagatTAAAGGGACTTGTTGAGCAaatgacatttgttttcatcttcacAGTGTCTAAAACAGCAATCAGTTCtccaaaaagaaacaaaacatgaatatcTCACAATTTGCTGTCATCCTCCTGATTATCTGCATCAGCAGGAGTAATTTTGCTCTAAAATTCTCCATAGCTGAAATCTAAAAATGCCCTCCTGAACTTAGTTTGTTGCAACTTAAACAGTATGGACAGTCAGCCAGTTTCCTTTTTCCATATGGTAGATATGATTTAGTTCCATTGTGACTGATCTCTCCCATTTATGTGTAAACAATTTTAGTTTATACAATTGGTAGTAGTGTAGCTAACATAGAGAATATATAGTCTGAACATGTGCCTACTGAACAGTATGTTTGTTTTCCAGTGGAGGCTCTGACTTGTAAATACTGTGTTCCTCCGTCTGGTCTTGGTGGCTGcagcacaacaacagaaacCTGTCAGAGAAGCACTGATCTCTGTGGCTTGGTGTTCCTTAAtacttcctgtaaattcagTACAACTGTGTTTATGCCAACATCAGGCAGTCTGTACAGGCATCATGCAACTTGCTCCTTTTCCTCTTAGAGAGGAAATCCATTCTTCACATGACCACGAGGGTTTGTCAGGTAAATGTAATCATAGGTTGTTCAGAATAAAAATTTACAGCCAGCAATGTGGAACATGCAAACCATAGGCACTCCTCAAATTGATCTGAAAGATCTACATTCCCATGAAACACCCACAAAAAACCAATGAAGATTCCTGTTATTCACCTCTTTTACTGTCatatctatgtgtgtatgtataagtGTACCCTGAGAAATGTcttgataaaataaacaaaaggcATTGCAAAGGTGAGTTTTATGTGTGGgaattttcctttgttttttgtgagcaaataaatataaacaatatagaGCTGAAATCAATGTAACCATCTTTATTCTCTGTTTTACCATCCACCTAAGAGATTTCTGAAAGGTTTTGTCACAGAGGGAgattgctaacgttagcttgcttGCTTTGCTAGCATCTCTTACACTTAGCTTacttttctttacctttttaaGTGCCGATAAAAGTTTGACATGGTACCAGCCATCTCAGTAGCATAAGCATTGCATTGCAGAATTTACAtactgctgtgttttcttttggatGCTGTTTTGCAGATGAACTCCTGTTACTGTTCAACTGTTTAAGTTGAACGGCAAAGGGCTTTGAAAAAGGCCTTATAAGTTGAGATGAAAAAAATTCAAAGTAAGAGATATGAGGTTTTCACATGAAGAATTAAATTTgctattcattttttatgtaagTAATTTTAGAACTACAGTTTTAATATATACCATTATATAATTACATGTGTTACACAATTCAATAAGTGCAATAAGCAGCCTGTATCATATCTACTGTGTCATTTAACAGACTGTGAGATTGTGTATGTATTGAGTGTTTCACAGTATTCTCTTATTGTTCTTTTCTGCAGCTTACACATATTTCAGGAGGTGTGTGTCAAGATTGGAGGCCCTTTTTCCAGTATAGCCACCTTTTTAGCATCTTCAGGACTtccattttttattcattaaagtttttttttgggggggggggggagttttCCCTTATTTGAATTGAGGGTCTATGGcaagaggatgttgtattgctgtacagactgtaaagccccttaaggctaatttgtgatttgtgatatttggctatacaaataaaattgaattgactTAAAATAATCAAGTATTTAAGTTGTTAGTTCTGCAATAATATTTAACTGAAAAGTCCCACAGTTTGGAGCACTAGGTAAGTgttttaaagctggagtgcaggacttttgtctcccccttctggcagtgagagtaattacacaaaGTGGAGTGTATTATAGTTACTAGGTATTATTTAGTAAGGAGAGTATAGTGTGATTTGTGTGGCAACCTGGGGGCCTGTTTTTCCctggtttatattttatttcagagagcagagtgtAAGCTAAACAGCCAGAtaaattgaaaacacctgtgtgggtgtacaGGGCTTCTAAATGCACTATTTATTATATTACAGGTACATGAGTGAGGGGCATTACAGTACACTTGATCCAGGATCCCTCAGGGTGTTGACAGGCACTGGGAAAGTTTGTTTGGATGAAATTCTGTCTTTAAGTTTCACAGTCATTGTACTGTTTGCCTTTGTGCAGACTCTTGCGCAACCAGTGGTAGCACAAACAAGGATGTGGAAACCTAGCTGGGTGTGGTAAAAATGGGATTTCCAATATTTATTACTCAACAATAAGACTGAGATGCAGTCAAAGTAACCAGGCTATAAATGAATCTGCCAGAACACTTTCTGCCAGTAGAGCTTGGCGGATCCCAAAGGAAACAAGCAGGTTGAGTATTTCATAGTActtcatttgttattatttgttcCTTCAGAAAAGTGTATTTTCTGTGGAACAGTTACTGCTTGCAAAGCTGTTAAAGTAGGAGTAGCAGGGGAGTATGAACTGTAAACAAGAGAAGGGGATAGTAGAGATATTTtaagaagaaacagagaaaatgaaagaagcGAGGACAGAAAGTGGACTGTGAGTGGAAGAttgtgggttgtttttttatgtaggGGAGGGTAAGACTGGCTTTGCTAAGTAGGAAGATAATATTGTTGTGCAAGAGGATCACACTAGCAAAGTGTGACTACAGCGAACATAAGTGACACAGCCATGATGATGTGGCTTAACTTATCCTGGCTGCTACAATGATCTTGTTAATTCTCATCCATTTAACTTGGTTCTTAAACAGGATTGATTTGTTAATGTCTTCTGAAATGAAGGCAACACAAATAGAGAGATGAAATCATGGCCAGTGCTCCTACTGTATGACTGACTGAATGCTATTctaatatatttattgaaacCTGCCTAAACAGCTTTTAAAGTAGATTAAAGACtctaaaagagaaaaatcttATGAAATGGACTACAAATGAATCGATTTGATTGTTAATTAACTGTGACAACCCAAGTGCAATGTACGACAAGACAAATCTTTCATAACTTGTTATGGTTAAATAGTTTTTTCTGGTGCAGATGGttccagttcaagctgttattGCTCACAGTAAAACTCACAAAAGATTGATTgaccatatttatttattatttgggTCTAAAGTGAAAGATGTCATCTGTAGCTAaaatgagtttgtgtttgttcatcTTGAAAAGTCTTAGTAATGATGAAACTAGCTATGAATAACGCTAGGCTAATAAACTCTAGGCTGGTTTTGAAGAAGTGAAAAATCCAGACTTGTGTCAAATCATCACCAGTTAAATCAGTTATCAGTTTAACAGTTTGGATTCATAATATATGCTCCTTGACATTCTATAGACAGCATGTTCTTCATCTCCACAGTGtcttaaatagtgaataattGTCTAACAAGAGACAAAATGAAATCCATGCAGTTTGCTGTTGCCATCCTGATCCTGGTCATCTGCATCAGCAGTGGTAAGTCTTCTGTTGGGACTTCTTTTGGATTATTTTCCCCTATCATTCTAATGAATTTACATATAGGGTTGTACAAAATTCTGAGCTACCAAAACAACCAATCAGCAGTAACACATCAGTATCTTACAAACCGTTGCATGTCACAAAgatgtgttttctgatttgCCATTGCTGTGgttaaaggatatgttcacaatttttcaagtgtcctaaaacaacagtcaggtgtccatatgaacagtgaaggaggttttcctcactgtaatcattcctcctgtggctatttaaagatccccttcaaatgtgttttcaatgtaagtgatggggaccaaaatccacagtgtatgcacacagtcattttgagcaaaaatgcatacatttaaaagttgatgtgaagcttatatgaggcttcagcagtcagctgccacatttacagtctttttagcattaaattccctctttgtgtttcctcggacagagtttccctgttgagctgtggtggaagtatagtaacaaaaagagggactttggcactaaaaagactgtaacgttgaaaaatatctacttgatttgactcatttggacgctgaagcttcatattagcttcagataaacttttaaatgctaggactgtggattttgtcccccatcacttacactgtgaGTGCATtttgaagggatcctctaatggtcagtatgaacaggaggaatgattacagcaagaaaaacatgtttcagtgttggGCTCGTGactgttttaagatagacttgaaaaattgtgaacctgtccttaaAGATTtaatttggttaaggttatggaAAGATGATGATCATTATTCACAAGAGGTTGCTTGTACAGAAACATAGACATAGGGGATTTAAGTGTTAGGATGTTGAAAAGTCAATGCTGACATCTTTCAGGTAAAAGTCTGATACCGATCAGgaacacaaaatgttttggcCTTCAGTGTAATTTGATTACCAAAAGCTTCATAAATCAGGCTCTTAGTGTGGCATGGTCATCTAAATGCTTAGCAACTGAACAGTGGTATTTCTTTTCCAGCAGAGGCTCTGAAGTGCAACCGCTGTGTTCCATATTCACCTGGTGGTACGTGCATTAACAAAGTAGAAACCTGCCAGAGAAGTGATGAAGTCTGCGCTTCTGTTATCTTTACATACCCCAGTAAGTACAGACTGTTCAAGCCAATGGAGGGTTCCAACCTGAAAATCACTGCGGTCAGGGGAAAACCTTgtaaatcaaaatatcaaaatgttgacTTTTCAGGAACTTAGACAAATTACCTTCTATTTGattgacaaaacattttgtcatctaTGGAGAAGTGTGTaattattaaaggaatagttcaacatggGAAATATTCTTTTTCGTTTCTTTCTGAGAGGGGGATTAGAAGATAGATGTCAATCTCATGTATATTAAAGGTATAATGTGTAAAAATTGGCCagcattttagtttaaaacatttccaaattaactaaaattatcaatagaatatgaagaaataacagttttgaccTTATATCAAAGACTTATATGTATTGCCAGTCTGAGTCAGGGGcaatagtgagtcactgtagcgtccagtctgccttcagtccaacatgagaggaagaagaaggagtaGCGCTGCCCTGACCTGCATGGCGGAGGGGAGCCAGGCTGACAGCTGCTGTACTTGTTGCTGTAGGACtgtcaaaatgtcactttattaagttagTAATCatgtagattcccaatatgtggtcagtttatccaaataatgcctaTTTGGAAAGTTGCACCGACACTGTCAGCTATCCTGCCCCTTATTTGTTTGGACCTGGTGGCCAGTTCTTACATATTTAACCTTTAAGTGCAGAGCTAGAGTCAGGTTaggtttagcctagcttagcataaagactggaaacagggggaaagcAGCACTAATCTCCcacaaaatgcaatttttacatttctgtttgtgtatggaATGACAAGTGAAACACTATCTGTTAAATAATGAGCTTTAAATGTGTTCATAGgtgaaacacaacaaataaagtGTTGAActttaaaatgatgtgaaaacatgaaaaatccCATAATGGGAGTTATGAGGttttcacattaaatacagttgTGCATTCTATTAAAAAATCTGccataaaaatgaaaccaaCTACTAGTTTAATGTCTTTGTGACCTGTTAGTATTGTTTGCAGTAATGTTTAAAAGTGGAATATTTATCATGTGAAAAGTATTACACAGCAATTTCATATTGTTCTTCCCTCCACTGCAGGGTACTCATATTTCAAGAGGTGCATGAAGCAATCGGACGCCTTTATTTTGAAGTCCGCCCCCAACTGTCAAGTCTTCACATGTGCCACTGACCAGTGCAATTGAGACTGAGATGAAGATCTGAAGCTTCCTAATGTCCATAGAAATAATTCCATGAACTCTGTTTGAGCATTTATTGAAGTTAAttgtatgtaaattaaatgtacatgcagtgtttgacactagaagacagttttcacattcatcttctgacagtggaaattttctctgtgctcaatGAAAGTCTGATTTTGAGAGGTGGGCCCTATGagcaactagtttggagccagtcgtggtccaatattcaacttacacaaatgtaatgtggaaacttgaagcctccagtgcacatagtgtacactgagaatggactttacaatgaagtaggagacatcttgtgtccagcagttaaagttttaaaataaacaacatttgcatattcatagattctggaatttgaatgagggagaaggagtagacaccattttaaggattttaatgtggtaattatacttttttgtggaaaaactgtaTCAGACATGCATTATATTATATGTCTTAatatgtgtgtactgtatatgtgatctttaagaaaagaaaaatcatacTTTAGTATGGCATtgaagtaaatgtatttagtgaTATTCCAACACTGCTTTTGTTTggtcattaaaaatgtaattcaacTGTGAAATTATGGATACATCAATGGAAAGTGAATTGAACAGGAAGGTCATGCAGTGAATATGTAGGTTCCTGTTTTCCATCACTGCTGGAAAGTCTGTTATGTTGCAACCAGTCCTGACCAATAACTGCTTGTCAGTTGAAACAGCGACAGATAAAGCCCTTCATTCACCCCACCTCACTCTGGATTTCCCAACTGAGTTTGATTAAGTTGACTAAAAGTAAATGTATGAATATGcagcatataaacacaatataaactgaaattCTAAATTAAATGGCTGGTGCATTTAATTCTGTTGATATCTGAGCATTGAGGATACTGCATTATTCTAGAGGGAGGAAGTGTTATTTGAAGGGGAACAGACTTTGACACGAGACCttgacagagaggaaaggaaacatGTCATCAGAATGTGTCATGTGAAGTGACTTTACTTTTGGTTCTACTGTTGTGACACAGTAGGACCCTCGCCGTGGTTATGGCTGATCTCATTAACAATTAATGTGCGTTAGCGTTAGCTGCTAACAGCTAGGATTACACAGACTGATTAACAGCAGGTAAGAGTCTCACCTGCACATGTAATGCGTCCCACTAACATTTCAATCCACATCATCCTCACACACCGCTGAAAATACAGTCTGATGCTGCTAATATGTATCTTTGCTCTGTTGATAATGATGTAAGTTACATATTGGCGAGCCAACGAGCTAACGAACAATTGTAAATCACAGAGGggctgataaataaatgaaaacatttaaaatacatctgGCAATAAATGCAAACGCTATCTGTGGTTGCTGtgacaaaaatctgtttatGAGAGATAGTTTGtgtaactttgttttatttaccaGAGGCATAGTAGCACTAACTGTAACATTTAATTTGCTTTGTAGCAGTCACCCTGCTAACGTTAGGATATTGAATCACAGCAACAGTTAGTACTAACAGAAAGATGTACTGTAGCTAATCTCCACATGAAGCTGCCACTTCAACATAGTAACCAAGTTGTGTACCGGTGGATTAAAGCAGATGGAGTCAGGAAAAGTGCTGAGCTGTGAAACCAATGtaacatagtggccaaaccgtgtaattacaatgt is a window encoding:
- the LOC137177277 gene encoding CD59B glycoprotein-like, encoding MKVFAFALLLLVAVTYGEALLCQNCVHETPDSTTCVETTVTCPPEMDACAKITYPAPAVNTFHKSCFKMIECLKLGITQGLQVNCCTWDSCNK